The sequence below is a genomic window from Candidatus Zixiibacteriota bacterium.
TTGTATTTACCGATGTGTATGGTTGAAAGACATAGTTATGTAATTTTATTACACCTTCTAACTCACATTTTTCTAAAAGATATCTTCTAATTTTTACATAGGTGGCATTCTTGTCATAGAGCACGCCCTGAAATGAAATTAGACCTCCCCTACCACCATTTTTTAAAGAATCAATTACATGCTTAATAAAAATCGGGTTGGCGTCTTCTGTATTAAACCCATATAGTTTCCCGTAATCCGTTCTTTGAGAAAATGGAAAATTTGTAAGAACTATATCATACATATTTTTAACACGATATTTTAAGCTGTCTCTCTGCTTAATGTTTGTATGACCATCGCCTGTCAGGATCATGTTCATTTTCGCTATTTTTGCGGTAGCTGTTAGTTCATTGCCATATGCAGTTTTTTCTTTTAGATACTTAATGTTCCTCTTGGTCTGACTACACTTGCTTTTTATGTGATGGAATGCTTCAATTAAAAAACCTGCCGTTCCACAACACGGATCGTAAACCTTGTCGCCAAAATTGGGGTCGACAAGCTTGACCATCAATTTCACAATATGCCTGGGTGTAAAATACTCCCCTAAATCATTTCCCACAGTGACAGAGTTTTTCAGAAAATACTCGAACGCGTCACCTTTTATATCAGAATCAACATTTATCAATTTCAACTTTCCTAAATCGTCAACGATTTTCTTTAGGATTCGAGGATTGGTAATTTTCAGTCTGGTTTCAAACACATCTCCGCTATGATTGTATCTTCCAACAAGGTGAGGTAATATGGTATCGTTGATATAGCTCAACATTCTTTGTTCATCTAAATCCGAAAAACTGCCCCAACAATATTGTTCTTCCAATATTCTTTTCTCGTCGTTCTTCTCTCTCTCCTCTTCCATTTCACTGATTAATTTCAGAAATAGAATATTGGCGAACTCTGTAAATCTTTCGATTCCTTCTCTCAGCCCTTCCTGGCGCAGTAGGTCGTTGGCTCTCCCGAATACCTTTATAAGTTCCTGTTTAGTGTATTTTATCTCTTGCGGTGACTCTATATCTGCTTTCTCGATAAATCTTAGTAAATCTTTCTCCGATAGTAGATCTGTTATCGGCTCACCGTCTATTTTTAACTCTGTTTTATCTTTGACATGGTATGTCTCTAATATTGCTCCATCCGTTGCTATGACAATATTAACTCCGAGAGGTACGGCGTAAAACTCAACCCCCTGCCTCAGGGCATCTTTTATGCTTTCATCCGGCCTTTTTGCTTCGATGACAGCTAGGATATTGTCAGTTCCAGACTTGTATAGAAAATAGTCGCCCTCTTTACCCTTCAATTTTTCTTTTTGTTCCTCGGTTTTCGGTGTCTCGGTGATAACATTACACTTGCGATCTTCTTCGTCAATTATCCAGCCAAGATTATGTAGTATTAGATCAATCTTTTTTCTTACGGCCGATTCTTTTAACTTGGTTTCCCTCATGCGTACACCTGTAAGGTTTTGGTAGGTCAGCTTCTCGAAGATACGATTCTACAAAATACCCTCCCCCCTTGTCTTTTGTCAAGTAAAAAAAAGTCCAAGTTGGCCTGCTCGATATTTTTAAAAATACTTGACTTTTTTTGTTTTGTATGTATAATAATTAGTTTTGAGCTTATGCAAGATATAAGGATTGAAATGGAAAACAAAGATAAGTTTTATTCCAACCTGAGGCAGGCAGGGATTTACACGGTCATACCTTTGATCCTGGCAGTGGGCCCGATAATCGGTTATTTCATAGGTAATTTTCTGGACAAAAAGCTGCACACCTCTCCCTACCTGATGATACTTTTTATTATATTTGGATTCATTGCCTCGGGCAAGGAGGTCTATAATCTGGTTAAAAGAGCAATGCAGGAGATGGATAACGAAAATAAAGGGGATAACTGAAAAGAAAAACCTATGGGTTTGGAATTCATAAATAGAATCATCCGTACCTCTTTGATTGTCTCAGCCCTAGCATTTCTGTTCGTGGCGGTTTATCGGAACTTCCCTTTTGGTCTGGGACTTTTTCTGGGCACCGCCTGGGGATGTTTGAATCTGTTTTTCATCACCCAGCTTGTAGTTGAAGCATTCAGCCTGAAAAAACCGAACAAGGGAAAACTTTCCTTAATACTTCTGGTCAAATTTCCATTGCTCTATTTTGCAGGCTACATTCTTCTTAGATTCAAATATTTTCCAGTGGAGAGCCTGCTTATAGGGTTCACCCTGATTTTTGTTATCACTTTTCTAAAGGCATTAGGACAGGTGGTGCTCCCCTCTGTTTCCACAGAAGACAAAAAGATCTCACCGTTGAACCCGGACAAAATCAACTCCATTGATAAAAGTTTAAGATGATCAGGATACTAAATATTCTCCTCCTCTTAGTCTCTACTGGAGCAAAGGAAGCTGGCAAAAAGGCAGCCGAACAAGGTGCCCCGGAGCTTCCCAATTTCATAACCTTACTTTATGAGAGATATGGCAAGACCGCACTAGTTCAGTTCTTACATACCTGGCAGAACGTAGTTTTCTCGCTGATAATCATTCTGATCCTGGGGTTTGTGGCCTATTTTTCTTCGAGACGAAAAACCCTGTTACCGGGGAAGTTACAGAACTTTATGGAGATAGCAGTTGAAAGCCTGGATAATTTCATCTGTGGGATTTTAGGGCCAAGAGGTAGACAGTTCACCCCGTTCCTGGGCACGCTTTTCATTTATATCTTATGTATGAACTTCCTGGGGTTGATACCGGGGATGAAATCCCCCTCCTCTTCTTTAAATACCACAGTTGCCCTGGCAATCTGCGTATTTTTGTATGTCCAGTTTACAGGAATTAAAAATTTAGGTATCATTGGTTATTTAGACCATTTAGCCGGTAATCCCAGAGATTTTGTGACCTGGGCTTTAGTCCCGATAAACCTGCCTATTCATATTATAGGAGAGCTGGCAAAACCGATGAGTCTCTCTTTGCGACTTTTTGGAAATATAACCGGAGAGGATATCCTGATAGCTGTCTTCGTGAGCCTGGGTGTAATGGCTTTAAGCTTTTTGAATCTCCCGGTGGGATTGCCTTTGCAGGTTCCTTTTATCTTTCTGGCTTTGCTTACCGGTACCATTCAGGCTTTAGTTTTTACCCTGCTTTCGACTATATATTTTTTACTTATGTTTCCGCATGAGGAAGAAAAGCATTAACTTATAACCTTTAACTTATTTGTTAAAAGGAGGATTTTATGACTTATCAAACTGCGCTGGCTTTAGCTCTACCCTTCGGGTTAGCTATAGCCGCTTTCGGCTCAGCTTTCGGGCTGGGCAGAGCGGTTTCTGCGGCAATGGAGGCAATGGGAAGACAGCCCGAAGCCGCCGGCAAAATCCAGGTAGGAATGATCATCGGCTGTGCGCTCCTGGAGGCTCTGACCATTTATGCCCTGGTAACTGTTTTCGTATTATCCGGAAAGATTGGTTGAGACGAATTGGTGGCGCGACCCTTTCAGGATCGCCTGAAAATTACCTTCTTTCAGGGAAGTATTGATTTTTTATCTTCCCTTTAGCCATGAGGTAGATATATGAATTTAGAAATCGGGCAGGTTGTCACTCAGATAATAGGCTTTCTCATTGCGTTATTTATCCTTAAGAGATTTGCTTGGAAACCGCTTTTAGGAATTTTAGAGGAACGCCGGACTAAGATAAAATCGGAATTCGACAAGATCGAAGATGAGAGGGAAAATGTGAAGGGGCTCACCTTAGAATATGAAGCCAAGCTGAAAGATATCGAGGGCTTAGCCCGGCAGAAGATCCTGGAATCGGTCAAAGAAGGCCAGCAGATGGCAAACCAGGTCAAAGAGAATGCCCGTAAAGAAGCGCTGGAGATTTTAGGCCGTTCCAAGGAGGAAATCCAGAGGGAGCTGGAAAAAGCCAAAGTCCAGCTCAAAAACGATCTGGTGAATCTCAGCCTGCAAGCCGCAGAGAAAATCATCCAGGTGCGACTGGACAAGGAGAAGGACAGAAAATACATTTCCGATTTCATCCAGGGACTGGAGAAGATTTAGATGATTGACCAGATAGTCAGCAAAAGATATGCGCTCGCCCTTTTCAATGCGTCTGAATCTGCCGGAGAAGGACTAACTGAGCAGACTCAGAAAGAGTTGAGCTTTGTCTCAGACCTGTGGGAGAAAAACTCTGAACTCAGAGCCTTTTTTGAAGCACCTCAGATATCAGGGGAAGATAAAGAGAAAATGCTTCAGCTGACTCTTAGAGGTAAAATATCTGAGCTTCTATATCAATTTTTTCTTTTCATTTTAAGCAAAGGTCGGATGGAACAGATCTGTGGAATAAACACCGATTACGACAAACTTTTGAAAGAGAAGGAAGGCCTGGTCGAGGCTCAGGTAATCACCGCTTCACCTCTGGATGAAGGGTTATCTGTGTCTCTAAAAGAAAAAATGGAGAAAAAGACTGGTAAAAAAGTGAGCTTGATTTTCAAGCTCGACCCTGGGATAATCGGTGGCATAAGAGTAATTGTCGGTAATCAGATCATCGATAAGAGCATCAGAACCGAACTCGACAAATTGAGAGAAAGCCTTCTGAGTTTGAAAGTCTGAAAAGACCGTAGCGTTGCCACTCCTGTGGCAACGGATTACCGTCCTCACGGGAGTGAGGACGCTACAGGTTATAACTTCCCGTTACTTTACGGGACGAACAAAAACAACGTCAGGGGTAAACCCTGACGCTACGAAAATATTAGAAGTAGTTGCCGAATTCATTAGGCTTGTTTCAATGATGTAACTTAAGTTATAATATCGAAAAGCCAATAGCTAACAGCGAACATCGAAGGAGTATTTATGCCTTTAAGGCCGGAAGAGGTCAGTCAGATAATTCAAAAAGAGATCGAAAAATACAAAACCAAGCTGGAGATGGAGAGTGTGGGTGTGGTCCTGCAGGTTGGGGACGGGATTGCCCGAATCTGGGGTCTGGAAGATGCGATGATGAGCGAGCTGATCCAGTTCCCGAATGATGTAATCGGGGTCATACTTAATTTAGAGGAGGACAACGTAGGAGCTGCCATTTTCGGCTCAGACCAGCAGATTAAGGAAGGGGATATAGTCAAAAGAACGGGCAGGATCGCCTCAGTCCCGGTGGGAGAAGCTTTAATCGGAAGAGTAGTTAATGCCCTGGGCCAGCCCCTGGATGGAAAAGGTCCTGTTGTTACTGAGAAATTCCGACCGATCGAAGGAAGAGCGCCCAACGTGGTGCAGAGACAACCGGTCAAGGAGCCGGTGCAAACGGGACTTAAGGCTATAGACTCAATGATACCGATCGGACGTGGTCAAAGAGAACTAATAATCGGTGACCGGCAGACCGGGAAAACTGCCCTGGCTTTAGACACTATAATCAATCAAAAAAACTCTGACATCTATTGTATTTATGTAGCTATCGGACAGAAGGATTCAACCATAGCTCAGGTGGTGAAGATCTTTGAGGATTATAAGGCAATGGAATATACCACGGTTGTTGCCTCATCAGCCGCAGACCCAGCTCCTTTGCAATATATCGCCCCTTATGCCGGCTGCGCCATGGGGGAGGAGTTTTTATATAATAAAAAACATGTGGTGGTGATATATGATGACCTTTCCAAACATGCTCAGGCGTATAGGCAGCTTTCCTTGCTTTTGAGAAGGCCTCCCGGACGTGAAGCCTATCCCGGCGACATCTTTTATTTGCACTCCAGGCTTTTGGAAAGGGCTGCTAAATTAAGGGATGACTTAGGAGGCGGTTCATTAACTGCTCTGCCGATAATCGAAACCCAAGCTGGTGACGTTACTGCTTATATCCCTACTAACGTGATCTCCATCACTGATGGTCAGATTTATCTGGAATCGGATCTTTTCTATGCCGGGGTCAGACCTGCTATCAACGTAGGAATCTCAGTCTCCAGAGTAGGTGGCAATGCCCAGACTAAAGCTATGAAAAAAGTGGCGGGGAGACTTAAGCTGGATTTAGCTCAATACCGGGAGTTGGCTGCTTTTGCCCAGTTTGGCTCAGAATTGGATGAGGCTTCCAGAGCCCAGTTGAATCGGGGTGAAAAAACGGTGGAGATCTTGAAGCAGGTTCAATTCGAGCCTATGCCTCTGGAAAAGCAGGTGATGATTATATACGTGGCAACTCACGGATATTTAGATGATGTTAAACTGGAACTGGTCAAACCCTTTGAGGTCGAATTCCATAAATTCATGGAATCTCAGTATCCGGATGTAGGACATTCAATTTCGCAGACTAAGAATCTGGACGAGGCAACTGAAAAGAAATTGAATGAGGCCATAAAGAAATTCAAACAGGAGTTTCTAAAGTAGGGGTTCGATTCATCGAACCAGATTCTTTGGAGTGTAAACCTTCAGGTTTACCAAAAAAGTAAAGCTAAAGCTTGTGCTCGTCGGGTCCCCTGACCCGACGAGAAACCTGCTAGGTCAGGGGATGTGGCAGGCACAATATTTAGTTGCTCGATTCATTGAGCAAAATAGCTTGATAAATCAAGCAACTACACGGTAATGTAGGGGTTCGATTTATCGAACCCACTCAGACGCGGTAACTAAAATATGGAATCATTAAAAATCTTAAGGCGAAGGATAAGATCTGTTAGCAGCACTATGCAGCTTACCAGGGCAATGGAGCTGGTCTCTGCTGCCAAGCTTAGGAAAGCTCAGACCAGGCTTGTATCCTCCAGACCTTATGCATCAAAAATGCAAGTTATCCTGGAGAACCTTTCCTCAGCTTCAACCACCATAACCCATCCTCTATTTGAGAAAAGAGAGGTCAAGCACAAGTGCCTGGTTATAATAACTTCGGATAGAGGACTTTGCGGTTCTTATAATGTGAATGTTTTTCGCAAGGCAGAGGAGTTCTTAAGTCAGGAGAGTAAGAACAAGATCAAGTTAGTACTCATAGGCAAAAAGGGATTCTACCATTACCGCAGAAGACCCTATGAGATAAGGTTGAAATATATAGATTTGGGAGGTAAGTTAGAGCTTACCAGAACAAAAGAGATAACCGCTAACCTGGTAAATCTTTTCTTATCCAGAGAGGTGGATGAGATCTTTTTGCTCTACACTAAATTTCTGACCGTCACCTCTTATCGGGTAGCTCTGGATAAGTTTCTGAATATCGAGAGGCCTGAGGAAGAAGAGAAAGGTTACATAGAATATATATTCGAGCCTTCAGCGGAGATGCTTTTTGATAACCTTTTACCCAGGTATTGCCTGACCCGTGTTCAGATAGCCTTATCTGAAGCATTTGCCTCGGAGCAGGGCTCCCGAATGATTGCAATGGGATCCGCTACCAGAAACGCCGATGAGATGATTGACCAACTGACTTTGCTCAGGAATAAAGCCCGGCAGGCTGCGATCACCAAGGAGATGGTGGAAATCGCCAGCGGAGTAGAGGCTTTAAAATGATATTAAGAACCCGACTGAAGTCGGTTTGAAGAAATTGTATTGTTCATAGCCACTTTAGTGGCGGAAGCGTCGCGACTAAAGTCGCTTAGAACCAAACTGGATATACTGGAGTGTAAACCTTTAGGTTTACCATTCTTCGTAAAGCTGAAGTCTTCGCCAGGATCCTGCGGACAAGACCTTGACGGCTTTACACTCCAATCAAGATAAATTCTTAGTAAAGGAGTAAAATAGAAATGAATATTGGTATAATCAAGCAGATAATCGGGCCCACAGTGGATATTCAGTTCCCTTCGGACAAACTGCCTAATATCCAGAACGCAATTAAGATCGTGGACGAGAAAAGGAATATCAATTTGACAGTTGAGGTAGCCATGCACATCGGGAATGATCTGGTCCGCTGTATCGCCTTAGCCTCAACTGATGGCTTGGTCCGGGGGATGCAGGCAATTGACACCGGAGGTCCTATCACCGTTCCGGT
It includes:
- the atpH gene encoding ATP synthase F1 subunit delta — its product is MIDQIVSKRYALALFNASESAGEGLTEQTQKELSFVSDLWEKNSELRAFFEAPQISGEDKEKMLQLTLRGKISELLYQFFLFILSKGRMEQICGINTDYDKLLKEKEGLVEAQVITASPLDEGLSVSLKEKMEKKTGKKVSLIFKLDPGIIGGIRVIVGNQIIDKSIRTELDKLRESLLSLKV
- a CDS encoding N-6 DNA methylase, yielding MRETKLKESAVRKKIDLILHNLGWIIDEEDRKCNVITETPKTEEQKEKLKGKEGDYFLYKSGTDNILAVIEAKRPDESIKDALRQGVEFYAVPLGVNIVIATDGAILETYHVKDKTELKIDGEPITDLLSEKDLLRFIEKADIESPQEIKYTKQELIKVFGRANDLLRQEGLREGIERFTEFANILFLKLISEMEEEREKNDEKRILEEQYCWGSFSDLDEQRMLSYINDTILPHLVGRYNHSGDVFETRLKITNPRILKKIVDDLGKLKLINVDSDIKGDAFEYFLKNSVTVGNDLGEYFTPRHIVKLMVKLVDPNFGDKVYDPCCGTAGFLIEAFHHIKSKCSQTKRNIKYLKEKTAYGNELTATAKIAKMNMILTGDGHTNIKQRDSLKYRVKNMYDIVLTNFPFSQRTDYGKLYGFNTEDANPIFIKHVIDSLKNGGRGGLISFQGVLYDKNATYVKIRRYLLEKCELEGVIKLHNYVFQPYTSVNTSILIFKRGKQTKKVWFFLVDEDGFEKTGSIKGRRPIGSNDLKLLQESWDSKATTEKSWIVDIETIRVNNYNLNAETYKPRRKERTRFASDKLSECVEVIRERGEERKIPYIEIGDIELYGKTYLLKDKSSTSTCKVARKNNIIISTVRPTRGAVSYITEDEITVSSAFLIVKSNTQELMNRFLFFLLAFNNRFYDYLRSQQQGATYPTIEEAKILNFPIPRLPIDLQNEKLQIFEKRLSIIQATTQSIKSIESNLFDPFIFEDKFDKMPLKDLIYQGKMQNGLYKEKQYYGSGTPIVRIDNFYNGKLLNKEFKKVVITEEEKKRYALKMGDILLNRVNSEDYVGKCCVFDDAESISVFESNIMRFRVIESKVIPEYIVFYFSSIGGRRQILSKIKRAVN
- the atpA gene encoding F0F1 ATP synthase subunit alpha encodes the protein MPLRPEEVSQIIQKEIEKYKTKLEMESVGVVLQVGDGIARIWGLEDAMMSELIQFPNDVIGVILNLEEDNVGAAIFGSDQQIKEGDIVKRTGRIASVPVGEALIGRVVNALGQPLDGKGPVVTEKFRPIEGRAPNVVQRQPVKEPVQTGLKAIDSMIPIGRGQRELIIGDRQTGKTALALDTIINQKNSDIYCIYVAIGQKDSTIAQVVKIFEDYKAMEYTTVVASSAADPAPLQYIAPYAGCAMGEEFLYNKKHVVVIYDDLSKHAQAYRQLSLLLRRPPGREAYPGDIFYLHSRLLERAAKLRDDLGGGSLTALPIIETQAGDVTAYIPTNVISITDGQIYLESDLFYAGVRPAINVGISVSRVGGNAQTKAMKKVAGRLKLDLAQYRELAAFAQFGSELDEASRAQLNRGEKTVEILKQVQFEPMPLEKQVMIIYVATHGYLDDVKLELVKPFEVEFHKFMESQYPDVGHSISQTKNLDEATEKKLNEAIKKFKQEFLK
- the atpE gene encoding ATP synthase F0 subunit C; the encoded protein is MTYQTALALALPFGLAIAAFGSAFGLGRAVSAAMEAMGRQPEAAGKIQVGMIIGCALLEALTIYALVTVFVLSGKIG
- a CDS encoding AtpZ/AtpI family protein; its protein translation is MENKDKFYSNLRQAGIYTVIPLILAVGPIIGYFIGNFLDKKLHTSPYLMILFIIFGFIASGKEVYNLVKRAMQEMDNENKGDN
- the atpB gene encoding F0F1 ATP synthase subunit A, which translates into the protein MIRILNILLLLVSTGAKEAGKKAAEQGAPELPNFITLLYERYGKTALVQFLHTWQNVVFSLIIILILGFVAYFSSRRKTLLPGKLQNFMEIAVESLDNFICGILGPRGRQFTPFLGTLFIYILCMNFLGLIPGMKSPSSSLNTTVALAICVFLYVQFTGIKNLGIIGYLDHLAGNPRDFVTWALVPINLPIHIIGELAKPMSLSLRLFGNITGEDILIAVFVSLGVMALSFLNLPVGLPLQVPFIFLALLTGTIQALVFTLLSTIYFLLMFPHEEEKH
- the atpF gene encoding F0F1 ATP synthase subunit B, producing the protein MNLEIGQVVTQIIGFLIALFILKRFAWKPLLGILEERRTKIKSEFDKIEDERENVKGLTLEYEAKLKDIEGLARQKILESVKEGQQMANQVKENARKEALEILGRSKEEIQRELEKAKVQLKNDLVNLSLQAAEKIIQVRLDKEKDRKYISDFIQGLEKI
- the atpG gene encoding ATP synthase F1 subunit gamma; the encoded protein is MESLKILRRRIRSVSSTMQLTRAMELVSAAKLRKAQTRLVSSRPYASKMQVILENLSSASTTITHPLFEKREVKHKCLVIITSDRGLCGSYNVNVFRKAEEFLSQESKNKIKLVLIGKKGFYHYRRRPYEIRLKYIDLGGKLELTRTKEITANLVNLFLSREVDEIFLLYTKFLTVTSYRVALDKFLNIERPEEEEKGYIEYIFEPSAEMLFDNLLPRYCLTRVQIALSEAFASEQGSRMIAMGSATRNADEMIDQLTLLRNKARQAAITKEMVEIASGVEALK